A single window of Vigna unguiculata cultivar IT97K-499-35 chromosome 1, ASM411807v1, whole genome shotgun sequence DNA harbors:
- the LOC114194575 gene encoding ricin B-like lectin R40G3: protein MSFPFSHTHHRRDDDDDDERRTAYPPPGNTFPNPHQQPPPPFYGAPQPPPPEPETNVFHTSHVPPPGHVSQDFGYSAPPSHHHHHHHHHEADHGYSHGYSPALDAADYPPPGTTSTVHHVAHESHHHTPHFSSHNAPSSTTTVTHVSHQTNTGLRSKPTVRVVTKAAPDFSLTIRHGQVILAPSDPSNEYQHWYKDEKYSTRVKDEEGCPAFSLVNKATGEALKHSIGGSHPVRLIAYNPEYLDESILWTESRDLGDGHRAIRMVNNVHLNVDAFQGDKKSGGVHDGTTIVLWDWNKGDNQQWKILPY from the exons ATGTCGTTTCCCTTCAGCCACACCCACCACCGCAGAGACGACGACGACGACGACGAACGACGCACCGCTTACCCTCCGCCGGGAAACACCTTCCCCAACCCTCACCAACAGCCGCCCCCACCATTCTACGGCGCTCCTCAACCACCACCCCCTGAGCCCGAGACCAACGTGTTCCACACCTCTCACGTGCCGCCACCAGGACACGTGTCGCAGGATTTCGGCTACTCAGCTCCCCCGTCtcatcatcaccaccaccatcatcatcatgaaGCCGATCACGGGTACTCCCACGGGTACTCCCCTGCTCTCGATGCAGCTGATTACCCCCCTCCTGGAACCACCTCCACCGTTCACCACGTGGCTCACGAGTCCCACCACCACACCCCTCATTTCTCTTCTCACAACGCTCCCAGCAGCACCACCACTGTGACCCACGTCAGCCACCAGACGAACACCGGTCTCCGGAGCAAACCTACAGTGAGGGTTGTCACCAAAGCTGCGCCCGATTTCTCTCTCACCATTCGTCATGGCCAAGTCATTCTCGCACCCTCCGATCCCTCCAATGAGTACCAG CATTGGTACAAGGATGAGAAGTACAGCACGAGGGTGAAGGATGAAGAGGGGTGCCCTGCTTTCTCTTTGGTCAACAAGGCCACTGGTGAGGCCTTGAAGCATTCCATTGGTGGCTCTCATCCA GTTCGGCTGATAGCTTACAATCCAGAGTACCTTGACGAGTCTATTTTATGGACTGAGAGCAGAGACCTAGGTGATGGGCACAGAGCTATAAGGATGGTGAATAACGTTCATCTTAATGTGGATGCTTTCCAAGGTGATAAGAAATCTGGAGGTGTGCATGATGGCACTACAATTGTCCTCTGGGACTGGAACAAAGGTGATAACCAGCAGTGGAAGATCTTACCTTACT GA